The following proteins are encoded in a genomic region of Oncorhynchus masou masou isolate Uvic2021 chromosome 19, UVic_Omas_1.1, whole genome shotgun sequence:
- the LOC135505913 gene encoding alpha-1,6-mannosyl-glycoprotein 2-beta-N-acetylglucosaminyltransferase-like encodes MRLRFFKKNLLILMGVSLIIATVMIITRVLIYDEVTGVVAQENMLSGDMAKFQYGSVPELMKSVYNANYHQYVQNADTYPGEPKLVLVIQVHNRPDYLKILIKSLENAAEVHNFLLIFSHDYFSEENNDIVQGITFCKVVQIYFPYSTQLYPSEFPGQDPRDCPRDISKDDALKTGCLNAEHPDSYGHYREASITQTKHHWWWKLHFVWERVQALQGYSGFVVFLEEDNYILPDLYHLYNEMVGYRKSSCPECDMLALGNHNGLADFDKLSNKVQTAGWMSTKHNIGMGISREVYYKLMGCNDDFCTYDDYNWDWTLQHLSGTCISKPLKVLVAQGSRVLHTGNCGLHQNKEACLPELALQKAQESLKLAKVSLFPQSLALTNTESMEHKAHMKNGGWGDIRDHVLCNNYAKRL; translated from the coding sequence ATGAGGTTACGATTCTTTAAAAAGAACCTGCTCATTCTCATGGGTGTTTCTTTAATTATTGCCACTGTCATGATCATAACACGTGTATTAATTTATGATGAAGTCACGGGTGTTGTCGCTCAGGAAAACATGTTGTCTGGTGACATGGCGAAGTTTCAGTATGGTTCTGTTCCTGAATTGATGAAGTCTGTTTACAATGCCAATTATCACCAATACGTTCAGAATGCGGACACGTATCCCGGGGAGCCTAAACTGGTCCTGGTTATTCAGGTTCACAACAGACCAGACTACCTCAAAATACTTATCAAGTCATTGGAAAATGCAGCTGAGGTCCACAACTTTTTGCTGATTTTCAGCCATGACTATTTTTCAGAGGAAAACAATGACATAGTGCAAGGGATAACTTTCTGCAAGGTTGTACAAATATACTTCCCCTACAGCACACAGCTCTATCCCAGTGAGTTTCCTGGGCAGGATCCACGGGACTGTCCACGAGATATATCCAAGGATGATGCTTTAAAAACAGGATGCCTCAACGCTGAGCATCCAGATTCATATGGCCACTATAGGGAAGCCTCCATCACACAGACCAAACACCATTGGTGGTGGAAACTGCACTTTGTGTGGGAGCGAGTGCAGGCTCTTCAAGGTTACAGTGGCTTTGTTGTCTTCCTCGAGGAGGACAACTACATCTTGCCTGACCTCTACCACCTTTACAACGAGATGGTTGGATACAGGAAGAGCAGCTGCCCTGAATGTGACATGCTGGCGCTAGGCAACCACAACGGCCTGGCAGATTTTGATAAGCTCAGCAACAAGGTGCAGACTGCAGGGTGGATGTCTACTAAGCACAACATTGGCATGGGCATTTCCAGAGAGGTGTACTACAAGCTGATGGGTTGCAATGATGACTTCTGCACCTATGATGACTACAACTGGGACTGGACCCTCCAGCACCTGTCAGGGACTTGCATCTCCAAGCCACTCAAAGTGCTGGTGGCCCAGGGATCCAGGGTTCTCCATACTGGGAACTGTGGGCTGCACCAGAACAAGGAGGCCTGTCTGCCTGAGCTGGCCCTACAGAAAGCACAGGAGTCTCTTAAGCTTGCCAAAGTCTCCCTCTTCCCTCAGTCCCTGGCCCTAACAAACACAGAGTCAATGGAGCACAAGGCTCACATGAAAAACGGCGGGTGGGGTGATATTCGTGACCATGTTCTTTGTAATAACTATGCTAAACGTCTATGA
- the LOC135505914 gene encoding BRO1 domain-containing protein BROX — MTHWFHRNPLKATAPVSFNFYGVAGSPSANKICNDLRTTRARLLEMFTDTTCNPEIMKNATDAYFSLLQGFIASLDGTTQENKLRFMQNFKWTDTLQGNTPSAQQDAIFELISMAYNVAIWHTKFASRLAGKENVTEVDAKDVHRSLKFAAGIFKHLKEVHIPRLITPAEKGRDLEPRVIDTYIVQCQAEAQEVTIARAIELKHNATLIAALAFETANFYQKADGTLNTLEPECSSKWRKYLQLKQHFYMSYAYCYHGQTLLSSDKCGESIRSLQEAEKCYSRAETLCKEYRQTKGPGSTAKPSEQLFFTKLGGLIKNTLQKCERENGFIYFHKVPAEAPQLELKASYGLAEPISFEFPVLSEQCTPEVYATFDLTKGAKDEKAKPKREDEVIKPMKEPDLKPQKDTGCVIS, encoded by the exons ATGACTCATTGGTTCCACCGAAACCCATTGAAAGCAACTGCACCTGTCTCCTTCAACTTCTATGGAGTTGCTGGAAGTCCATCAGCAAACAAGATATGCAA TGACTTGAGAACAACTAGGGCAAGACTCTTGGAGATGTTCACAGATACCACCTGCAATCCCGAAATCATGAAAAATGCCACCGATGCTTATTTCTCCCTCTTACAAG GATTCATTGCATCTCTGGATGGCACCACACAAGAGAACAAGCTTCGGTTCATGCAGAACTTCAAGTGGACTGACACTTTGCAAGGAAACACCCCAAG TGCCCAACAAGATGCTATTTTTGAACTGATCTCCATGGCCTACAATGTTGCAATTTGGCACACCAAGTTTGCCTCAAGACTTGCAGGAAAGGAAAA TGTAACAGAGGTAGATGCAAAAGATGTCCACAGGAGCCTGAAATTTGCTGCTGGGATTTTCAAACACCTCAAG GAGGTCCACATCCCCCGCCTCATCACCCCAGCAGAGAAGGGCCGGGACCTGGAACCCAGAGTCATTGACACCTACATTGTCCAGTGCCAAGCAGAGGCACAGGAAG TGACGATTGCCAGAGCGATTGAGCTCAAGCATAACGCCACTCTCATTGCAGCCTTGGCCTTCGAGACAGCAAACTTCTACCAGAAAGCTG ATGGCACACTGAACACCCTGGAGCCTGAGTGCAGCAGTAAGTGGAGGAAGTACCTCCAGCTGAAACAGCACTTCTACATGTCCTAT GCATACTGCTACCACGGACAGACTCTCCTCTCTAGTGACAAGTGTGGGGAGTCAATAAGATCTCTCCAAGAGGCAGAAAAAT GCTACTCCAGAGCTGAGACTCTGTGCAAAGAGTACCGTCAGACCAAAGGGCCGGGTAGCACGGCCAAGCCCTCTGAGCAGCTCTTCTTCACCAAGCTGGGTGGCTTGATCAAAAATACCCTGCAGAAATGCGAGAGAGAAAACGGATTCat ATACTTCCACAAGGTCCCAGCCGAGGCGCCCCAGCTGGAGCTGAAGGCCAGCTATGGCCTTGCTGAGCCAATCTCCTTTGAGTTCCCAGTGCTCAGCGAGCAATGCACCCCTGAAGTCTACGCCACCTTTGACCTCACCAAGGGGGCCAAAGACGAGAAG GCCAAACCAAAACGGGAAGATGAGGTTATTAAGCCAATGAAGGAACCAGATTTGAAGCCTCAGAAAGATACAGGCTGTGTCATCTCTTAA
- the LOC135505919 gene encoding protein FAM177A1-like isoform X1, whose amino-acid sequence MSKSFKEGPDIQGTQFRGPSLSQQRRVIHFSSGETLEEDNSEEEEDTSHEQVFREPEDTLKPPWRAYTWSLGRKSLRTCDFLGEKLAGLLGLNTAKYQYAVDEYQHSIKTTASKETECSYEEGTERIHLSSRMSSEYGATSSHRPPAGSQAFQNIEHRTTGSHNKGYQNDNEH is encoded by the exons ATGAGCAAAAGTTTCAAGGAA GGCCCTGACATTCAGGGGACACAGTTCAGGGGTCCTTCTCTGTCCCAGCAGAGGAGGGTCATCCATTTCTCCAGCGGTGAGACTCTAGAGGAAGATaacagtgaggaagaggaggatacaTCACATGAGCAGGTGTTTAGGGAGCCTGAAGACACG CTTAAACCTCCGTGGAGAGCATATACTTGGTCTCTGGGCAGGAAGTCATTGCGCA CTTGTGATTTTCTTGGGGAAAAACTGGCTGGGCTACTTGGCCTTAACACTGCCAAATACCAGTATGCTGTAGACGAATATCAACATTCCATTAAG ACCACAGCCAGTAAAGAAACGGAATGCTCTTatgaggaaggaacagagagaatTCACCTTTCTTCAAGGATGAGCAGTGAATATGGGGCCACAAGCTCCCACAGACCCCCTGCTGGTTCTCAAGCCTTCCAGAACATTGAGCACAGAACTACAGGATCCCACAACAAGGGCTATCAAAATGATAATGAGCACTGA
- the LOC135505919 gene encoding protein FAM177A1-like isoform X2, with product MSKSFKERRVIHFSSGETLEEDNSEEEEDTSHEQVFREPEDTLKPPWRAYTWSLGRKSLRTCDFLGEKLAGLLGLNTAKYQYAVDEYQHSIKTTASKETECSYEEGTERIHLSSRMSSEYGATSSHRPPAGSQAFQNIEHRTTGSHNKGYQNDNEH from the exons ATGAGCAAAAGTTTCAAGGAA AGGAGGGTCATCCATTTCTCCAGCGGTGAGACTCTAGAGGAAGATaacagtgaggaagaggaggatacaTCACATGAGCAGGTGTTTAGGGAGCCTGAAGACACG CTTAAACCTCCGTGGAGAGCATATACTTGGTCTCTGGGCAGGAAGTCATTGCGCA CTTGTGATTTTCTTGGGGAAAAACTGGCTGGGCTACTTGGCCTTAACACTGCCAAATACCAGTATGCTGTAGACGAATATCAACATTCCATTAAG ACCACAGCCAGTAAAGAAACGGAATGCTCTTatgaggaaggaacagagagaatTCACCTTTCTTCAAGGATGAGCAGTGAATATGGGGCCACAAGCTCCCACAGACCCCCTGCTGGTTCTCAAGCCTTCCAGAACATTGAGCACAGAACTACAGGATCCCACAACAAGGGCTATCAAAATGATAATGAGCACTGA